From Thermodesulforhabdus norvegica, the proteins below share one genomic window:
- the thrC gene encoding threonine synthase has protein sequence MRVDRIPQNIRDLIIPKPSGFYQYRCLGCNSVHPIDSLLYVCPECGGVLLIEDREWDRLKKVPGDVWRDVFDYRSMLNETAVRGIYRFHELLGSIIPLKYVVYLGEGHTPVVHANRALCDWAGISFSFKNDGQNPSASFKDRGMASAFSYLNYLTGEKGLKNVIALCASTGDTSASAALYASYFANEVRSAVLLPRGRVTPQQLSQPLGNGATVIELPGVFDDCMKVVEYLSEHYPVALMNSKNAWRILGQESYSFEIAQQFEYDTGNLVVVVPIGNAGNITAVLSGFLKLYDLGIITELPVIAGVQSEHANPVYLYYLESDPRRRVFRPVKVRPSVAQAAMIGNPVSMPRVIELVERYRDTAGRADAFMVVEVSEQEIMDSMLTANRNGHIACTQGGECLAGLKRLVLEGRISKNMHGVLDATAHSLKFSVFQEKYFTDSFEPEYEVVPREELKNAPLTLEPPPDIPSPASNKQLSDEEFRKFVQYAAEEIARILNLQ, from the coding sequence ATGCGAGTTGACCGGATTCCTCAAAACATAAGAGACCTTATCATTCCCAAGCCGTCGGGTTTTTACCAGTACAGGTGCCTGGGCTGTAACTCGGTTCATCCCATAGATTCGCTCCTCTACGTATGCCCTGAGTGTGGTGGAGTTCTTTTGATAGAAGACCGTGAATGGGATCGCCTAAAAAAAGTCCCCGGTGATGTGTGGCGGGACGTTTTCGATTACCGGAGCATGCTGAATGAGACCGCTGTTAGAGGGATATATCGATTTCACGAGTTGCTGGGCTCCATTATACCGTTGAAATACGTAGTCTATCTCGGTGAAGGCCATACTCCTGTGGTTCATGCCAATCGGGCATTATGCGATTGGGCGGGTATTTCTTTTTCTTTTAAGAACGACGGCCAGAACCCCAGTGCATCTTTTAAAGATAGAGGCATGGCCAGTGCCTTCTCCTATCTGAATTATTTGACCGGGGAGAAGGGTTTAAAAAATGTGATAGCCCTTTGCGCATCCACGGGCGATACTTCTGCTTCCGCGGCGTTGTATGCATCCTACTTTGCCAATGAGGTTCGCTCTGCCGTACTTCTTCCAAGAGGCAGGGTCACACCACAACAGTTAAGCCAGCCTCTGGGCAATGGAGCAACGGTAATTGAGCTTCCGGGTGTGTTTGACGACTGTATGAAGGTCGTTGAGTACCTTTCAGAACACTATCCGGTTGCACTGATGAACTCCAAAAATGCCTGGCGCATTCTGGGACAGGAGTCTTACAGTTTCGAGATTGCCCAGCAGTTTGAATACGACACGGGGAATCTGGTGGTGGTCGTGCCCATCGGCAATGCGGGGAATATCACCGCCGTTTTAAGCGGCTTTCTGAAACTTTATGATCTTGGAATAATAACGGAACTTCCGGTGATCGCTGGGGTCCAATCCGAGCACGCAAACCCCGTCTATCTCTACTACCTGGAGTCGGATCCCCGCAGACGGGTGTTCCGTCCCGTTAAGGTGAGACCCAGTGTTGCCCAGGCGGCTATGATAGGAAACCCCGTTTCAATGCCAAGGGTCATCGAGCTTGTGGAAAGGTACAGAGATACGGCAGGTCGGGCAGATGCTTTTATGGTGGTGGAGGTATCCGAACAGGAAATCATGGACTCAATGCTTACGGCCAACCGTAACGGCCACATAGCCTGTACTCAGGGAGGTGAGTGTCTCGCCGGACTGAAACGCCTTGTCCTCGAAGGAAGGATTAGCAAAAACATGCACGGAGTCCTTGATGCAACGGCACACTCGCTGAAGTTTTCGGTGTTCCAGGAAAAGTATTTTACCGATTCCTTTGAACCCGAGTACGAGGTTGTTCCAAGAGAAGAACTCAAGAATGCTCCGCTGACTCTGGAACCGCCGCCGGACATTCCATCTCCAGCCTCCAATAAGCAACTTTCTGACGAAGAATTCAGAAAATTCGTCCAATACGCGGCAGAAGAAATAGCGCGAATTCTCAATCTCCAATGA
- a CDS encoding MlaC/ttg2D family ABC transporter substrate-binding protein, whose product MMAGSLKTGKLTTPFSGIPLWIGIFFCLMATLLAPLCSAATQADPKATIDDLINKIRSIRYTEDSSTTLTSADLQKNEKLYDEITELIDIDGISRYALDSYWDRVGPSGRSQFESLFVELLEKVAYPNTAKFFKDLEIEIRDIKVIGSKAMVYTSVYHEEEGRVDIDFRLERSGDGWLIRDVYLDGVSLVRNLRTQCQKIIRENSFAELLRRMKEKAEEETSADVSEITAKN is encoded by the coding sequence ATGATGGCCGGAAGCCTCAAGACAGGGAAACTTACAACCCCCTTCTCTGGTATTCCCTTATGGATCGGCATCTTCTTCTGCCTTATGGCGACGCTCCTTGCTCCCTTATGCTCGGCGGCAACCCAGGCGGATCCAAAGGCCACAATTGACGACCTGATAAACAAGATTCGCTCCATCAGGTACACCGAGGACTCGTCCACAACCCTTACGTCCGCAGACCTGCAGAAAAACGAAAAGCTCTACGATGAGATAACGGAACTCATAGACATAGACGGCATAAGCCGCTACGCCCTCGATTCCTACTGGGATAGAGTGGGCCCCTCAGGACGAAGCCAGTTTGAAAGTCTCTTTGTGGAACTGCTCGAAAAAGTAGCCTACCCTAACACCGCAAAATTTTTCAAAGACCTCGAAATCGAGATCCGGGACATCAAGGTCATAGGTAGCAAGGCCATGGTCTATACCTCCGTATATCATGAAGAAGAGGGGCGCGTTGACATAGACTTCAGGCTTGAAAGAAGCGGAGACGGCTGGCTTATCAGAGATGTTTACCTTGACGGAGTGAGCCTTGTAAGAAACCTGAGGACTCAATGCCAGAAAATAATCAGGGAAAACTCCTTTGCAGAACTACTGAGGCGCATGAAAGAAAAAGCCGAAGAGGAAACATCGGCAGACGTTAGTGAAATAACGGCGAAAAACTGA
- a CDS encoding ABC transporter ATP-binding protein — MLLVDNIHVYYGGIHALKGISVKVEKGQIVTLIGANGAGKTTTLRSIVGLVRPRQGRIVFNGEDLTRLKTHEIMRRGIGISPEGRRVFANLTVIENLELGAYNRPPQEFQKDLEWVFSLFPRLAERRKQLAGTLSGGEQQMLALGRALMSRPSLVLLDEPSLGLAPLVVEEVFETIQTINQQGSTILLVEQNAMAALNIAHYGYVLETGRVVLKGTGKELLEDERVRKAYLGE; from the coding sequence ATGCTGCTCGTCGATAATATCCACGTTTACTACGGCGGGATTCACGCTCTTAAAGGGATAAGCGTGAAGGTAGAAAAAGGCCAGATCGTCACCCTGATAGGAGCAAACGGTGCGGGTAAAACCACCACCCTTCGAAGCATCGTTGGGCTGGTAAGGCCCAGACAGGGCCGGATAGTTTTCAACGGAGAAGACCTGACCCGGTTGAAAACCCACGAAATCATGCGTCGGGGTATCGGGATAAGCCCTGAAGGGAGACGGGTTTTTGCCAATCTGACGGTTATCGAAAACCTCGAACTGGGAGCCTACAATCGCCCTCCTCAGGAATTTCAAAAAGATCTGGAGTGGGTTTTTTCCCTGTTTCCGAGATTGGCGGAAAGAAGAAAACAGCTTGCCGGAACCCTGAGCGGCGGCGAACAGCAGATGCTGGCACTCGGGCGGGCTCTCATGAGCCGACCCAGCCTGGTGCTTCTGGACGAACCGTCTCTGGGACTTGCACCGCTTGTCGTGGAAGAAGTTTTCGAAACCATCCAGACCATAAACCAGCAGGGATCCACAATACTTCTGGTCGAGCAGAATGCCATGGCAGCTCTCAATATCGCCCATTACGGCTATGTACTGGAAACCGGTCGTGTGGTATTAAAAGGAACGGGAAAGGAATTGCTGGAAGACGAGAGAGTCAGAAAGGCCTATCTGGGTGAATGA
- a CDS encoding ABC transporter ATP-binding protein produces MNGGNSVFFEARELTMRFGGLVAVNNFSLTLKGGELMGLIGPNGAGKTTVFNMITGMLVPTSGRIIWQDEDITGYPPYRITAKGIARTFQNIRLFNDLTVIDNVMVSYHHRLRSSFWHAILGLRKYRAEEEQMREEAMEILREVGLAHLAGEKAGALPYGQQRRLEIARALATSPKLLLLDEPAAGMNPQETMELAQFVRKIRDRFNLTIFLIEHDMKFVMGLCERIKVLDYGNTIAEGTPEEIQNNPEVIKAYLGEPKHAARR; encoded by the coding sequence ATGAACGGCGGAAATTCCGTGTTTTTTGAAGCACGAGAACTCACGATGCGATTCGGCGGCCTCGTGGCCGTGAACAACTTTTCTCTTACCCTTAAAGGCGGCGAACTCATGGGGCTTATAGGCCCCAACGGAGCCGGCAAGACCACCGTCTTCAACATGATTACCGGAATGCTTGTCCCGACTTCGGGAAGGATAATCTGGCAGGATGAGGACATCACCGGCTATCCACCTTACAGGATAACGGCTAAGGGTATAGCCAGAACGTTTCAGAACATCCGGCTTTTTAACGATCTTACCGTGATCGATAACGTGATGGTTTCATACCATCACAGGCTAAGATCCTCCTTCTGGCATGCTATACTGGGGTTGAGAAAATATCGGGCAGAAGAGGAACAGATGCGTGAAGAGGCAATGGAAATCCTCAGAGAGGTGGGGCTTGCGCACCTTGCAGGCGAAAAAGCCGGTGCGCTGCCCTACGGACAGCAGAGAAGGCTTGAAATAGCCAGAGCCCTTGCAACGTCTCCGAAGTTGCTCCTTCTCGATGAGCCCGCTGCGGGGATGAACCCTCAAGAAACGATGGAACTCGCTCAATTCGTGAGAAAAATACGGGACCGATTCAACCTCACGATATTTCTAATCGAACACGACATGAAATTTGTAATGGGCTTATGTGAACGGATCAAGGTTCTGGATTACGGTAACACAATTGCGGAAGGGACACCTGAGGAGATTCAGAACAATCCGGAGGTCATTAAAGCCTATCTGGGAGAGCCTAAACATGCTGCTCGTCGATAA
- a CDS encoding branched-chain amino acid ABC transporter permease: MTKKTRNLILNCVSILIIYTVLWFFQKYGTEYQIRILNNIAVFITLAVSYNLVNGICGLLHLGPNAFITIGAYTSALLTMSPAEKQLSFIIEPLIWPLNSIQVPFVVSLVAAGLVTTFFAFLISFPVLRVRGDYLAIVTLGFGEVVRVLCNALQNVTNGPLGLKGLTPYTNVWWSWSIAIITIIAVQRLINSSWGLAMKAIREDEIAAKAMGIDPFRHLMLAFLVSAFFSGVAGGLLAHLITTISPTLFTFFLTFNLLIIIVVGGLGSTTGAVIGATLFAWGGEALRVVESPIDIGPVHIPGIPGMRMVIFSIILMLVIIFARRGITGRNEFSWDWLIEKLFRSQRA, translated from the coding sequence ATGACAAAAAAGACACGAAACCTGATCCTCAACTGCGTAAGCATTCTTATCATATATACGGTTTTGTGGTTTTTTCAGAAGTACGGCACGGAATACCAGATAAGGATACTCAACAACATAGCGGTTTTCATTACCCTTGCGGTAAGTTACAACCTGGTGAACGGTATATGCGGCCTTCTACACTTAGGGCCAAACGCCTTTATCACCATAGGGGCCTACACGTCCGCACTGCTCACCATGAGCCCGGCGGAAAAACAGTTGAGCTTCATTATCGAGCCTCTTATCTGGCCTCTGAATTCAATTCAGGTTCCTTTTGTTGTCAGCCTGGTTGCGGCAGGTCTGGTAACCACTTTTTTTGCCTTTCTGATAAGCTTTCCGGTTCTGCGGGTGAGAGGAGACTACCTTGCCATTGTAACACTGGGTTTCGGCGAAGTGGTCAGGGTACTCTGCAATGCTCTTCAGAATGTCACAAACGGGCCTCTTGGTCTAAAAGGGCTGACACCTTACACCAACGTGTGGTGGTCCTGGAGCATAGCCATAATTACGATTATCGCCGTACAGAGGCTCATAAACAGTAGCTGGGGCCTTGCGATGAAAGCCATTCGTGAAGACGAAATTGCGGCCAAGGCCATGGGAATAGACCCCTTTCGTCACCTCATGCTTGCCTTTCTGGTGAGCGCCTTTTTTTCCGGCGTTGCAGGCGGCCTTCTGGCTCACCTCATTACCACAATCTCCCCCACCCTGTTTACCTTCTTTCTTACCTTCAATCTTCTGATCATAATAGTTGTCGGGGGGCTTGGTAGCACCACCGGAGCGGTGATCGGAGCAACACTCTTTGCCTGGGGAGGCGAAGCCCTTCGAGTAGTTGAAAGCCCCATTGACATAGGGCCGGTTCATATTCCGGGAATTCCGGGAATGAGAATGGTTATATTCAGTATTATCCTGATGCTGGTTATCATCTTCGCCCGAAGAGGAATAACAGGGAGAAACGAATTCAGCTGGGATTGGCTGATCGAAAAGCTCTTCAGGAGTCAGAGGGCATGA
- a CDS encoding branched-chain amino acid ABC transporter permease: protein MTTQIFLQQLTNGISLGSLYGLVAIGYTMVYGILRLINFAHGDLLMVAAYTAIYGISLFSLPWYLSFPVAMAVTGFVGILLDRCAYKPLRDAPRISLLISAIGASFLLENLALVIIGGVPKAFPRPQLFAKVIEIGGVRVQMLTIYTPIITLMLLFGLLYIVYYTKAGKAMRAASRDFETTRLMGIDLDRIIALTFLLGSTLAAAGGIMWAMKYPQVNPFMGVIPGLKAFIAAVLGGIGNIIGAVLGGFLLGVGEILLVAFMPELAQYRDAFAFVILILVLLFRPTGIMGEPIVEKT from the coding sequence GTGACTACACAAATCTTCCTTCAGCAGCTTACCAATGGAATTTCTCTCGGCAGCCTCTACGGCCTGGTTGCCATAGGTTATACAATGGTTTACGGAATTTTAAGGCTGATAAATTTTGCCCACGGCGATCTTCTCATGGTTGCCGCTTACACGGCAATATACGGTATATCCCTTTTCTCTCTGCCCTGGTATCTGAGCTTCCCGGTGGCAATGGCGGTTACCGGTTTTGTTGGTATCCTGCTGGATCGTTGTGCCTATAAGCCGCTGCGCGATGCCCCGAGAATATCTCTGCTCATATCGGCCATAGGAGCAAGCTTCCTGCTGGAAAATCTTGCCCTTGTCATCATAGGCGGTGTTCCCAAGGCCTTTCCACGACCCCAATTGTTTGCAAAGGTTATTGAAATAGGCGGGGTCAGGGTTCAGATGCTCACGATATATACTCCGATTATAACCCTGATGCTTCTTTTCGGTCTTCTCTACATCGTTTACTACACCAAAGCGGGCAAGGCCATGCGGGCGGCATCCAGAGATTTCGAAACAACGAGACTGATGGGCATTGATCTCGACAGAATAATAGCCCTGACTTTCCTGCTGGGCTCAACACTTGCCGCCGCTGGTGGTATCATGTGGGCAATGAAGTACCCTCAGGTAAACCCCTTCATGGGCGTTATACCGGGGTTAAAGGCCTTTATTGCGGCCGTTCTCGGGGGTATTGGAAACATAATAGGTGCCGTTCTGGGAGGATTTCTCCTGGGAGTCGGGGAAATACTCCTCGTGGCCTTCATGCCCGAGCTGGCTCAGTACAGAGACGCCTTTGCCTTTGTAATTCTCATCCTTGTTCTTCTTTTCAGACCTACCGGGATAATGGGGGAACCCATTGTAGAAAAAACTTAA
- a CDS encoding ABC transporter substrate-binding protein — translation MKGRLFVGLLAILAIVSFLFVPPTQAQDKIKIGVYLPMTGAVAAYGQMEWEGIQIANEMMPKALGKEIELVLVDTKSDKIEAANAVSRLVEKEKVVGIIGEAISGNTMAGNPISEAAKIPSISPTATNPLVTQGKNYAFRACFIDPFQGQVAARFAREHLKAQKAAVIIDIAQDYCVGLANFFVKEFVKLGGEVVATTYIQTGDQDFTAQLSAIQAANPDLIYAPNYYTEDALMAKQARDLGINVPILTGDGAQADELIQIGGKAVENMYFTAHFHKEAATTERAKEYIRRYEEKYKKEANAFGALAADAYFLLVNAIEQAGSTDGTKIRDALAATKDFEGVSGIITMGEGGNPIKSVVINKVENGKFVYVTTVNP, via the coding sequence ATGAAGGGCAGATTGTTTGTCGGACTTCTGGCAATTTTGGCGATAGTGAGTTTCCTTTTCGTTCCACCCACGCAGGCTCAGGACAAAATAAAGATCGGTGTGTACCTGCCGATGACCGGAGCCGTTGCTGCTTACGGACAGATGGAATGGGAAGGCATCCAGATTGCCAATGAGATGATGCCCAAAGCTCTGGGCAAAGAAATTGAGCTGGTTCTTGTGGACACCAAAAGCGACAAGATCGAAGCGGCCAATGCGGTTAGCCGGCTTGTTGAAAAGGAAAAAGTGGTGGGGATCATCGGTGAAGCCATAAGCGGAAACACGATGGCAGGTAACCCCATTTCTGAAGCGGCAAAGATACCATCCATAAGCCCTACGGCAACCAATCCTCTTGTAACGCAGGGTAAAAATTATGCCTTCCGTGCCTGTTTTATAGATCCCTTTCAGGGGCAGGTTGCAGCCCGTTTTGCCCGTGAACATCTGAAGGCTCAAAAAGCGGCCGTCATTATAGACATTGCTCAGGATTACTGCGTAGGTCTTGCCAATTTCTTCGTTAAGGAATTTGTTAAGCTGGGTGGCGAAGTTGTGGCTACCACCTACATCCAGACAGGAGACCAGGACTTTACGGCTCAGTTGAGTGCCATTCAGGCGGCGAATCCCGATCTCATTTATGCGCCCAACTACTACACTGAAGATGCTCTTATGGCCAAGCAGGCACGAGACCTGGGGATCAACGTCCCGATTCTTACCGGTGACGGCGCTCAGGCCGATGAGCTGATCCAGATCGGCGGGAAGGCCGTAGAGAACATGTATTTCACCGCTCACTTCCACAAAGAAGCGGCCACCACCGAGAGGGCCAAGGAGTACATAAGGCGCTACGAAGAAAAGTATAAGAAGGAAGCCAATGCTTTTGGCGCTCTTGCCGCCGATGCCTATTTCCTTCTGGTAAATGCCATTGAACAGGCCGGTTCCACCGACGGTACCAAAATCAGGGATGCTCTGGCGGCCACCAAGGATTTTGAAGGAGTTTCCGGTATAATCACTATGGGTGAAGGCGGTAACCCCATTAAAAGTGTTGTCATAAATAAGGTTGAAAACGGGAAGTTTGTTTACGTAACAACGGTAAATCCGTAA
- a CDS encoding M16 family metallopeptidase, whose amino-acid sequence MPCKPSLKQLIATLLVYFLFLSSGFTNAKAEKGVDFVIPSKPGDTFVVLKNGLTLLISRDPLSPLVAIRIAVKTGSLYEPPLSGLSHYLEHVVAGGSTKRFSEKEAQELVKKLGGATNASTSYATTEYYITTLPEKWQTALDLMLSYLHDCLFDPREVEREKGVILREMQMGENNPERQLWYLFFRSAYRIHPVRNPVIGAKEVFEKLSRDDLIDYYRRWYVPSRMVISVVGPVQGDEVIRTVAQRTSNWETGAVSEPVLPDEPLPVREKRIVKTMNFVKQPRTMIGFPSVTVYDPRMYPLDVLAEILGGAKSGLLVRRLKDELNLVTDIIAFNWTPSFVRGQFIISFDRFSESRPEDVEMAVREVIEEVKADGVTKRELEAAKKRISARFVFERQTAMARAASLISSYIETGDPYFEESYVEKISQVSQKDVQSAAKKYLDWSRATVVSLEPPGLEVGKKPAVQGAPSSALHRPEIMTLENGLRVLIKSDRRSPALYIKLYGIGGQITDPPEKPGLAHFVGSLLTSGTRRYTREEIVQRIEALGGEISCGAGRNSYFLSIKLLRDDLPTGLKILKEILTSSTFPPEEIEKKRRETLTEIGRLKERWEQELLLELHGRFFSKHPYRFSQLGTLEAVKEFSREDVVDYYRRVIVPSDAVLAVYGDVDVDKLKRVLKKTLGKWNRKKEVSPLRVFPKEVDPAEPGKTFRILTEKSSAGLLIATSGLDIHSPLRPALDVLDAHLSGIQYPGGRLHEALRGGANNYVYVVHAFPFYGVKGGYFGIITQTAPEKVNRVLSIIFDELKRVMDRPLSSTELAEAKEMILTMKTFSLESIEAQASEEALNELLGLGRDYRARYEEKLKALSSEEVQKLARELFKRYIIIESLPEGHSEGAE is encoded by the coding sequence ATGCCCTGTAAGCCGTCCTTGAAGCAGCTTATTGCCACCCTGTTGGTGTATTTTCTGTTCCTTTCCTCCGGTTTTACCAATGCGAAGGCAGAAAAGGGTGTTGACTTTGTCATTCCGTCAAAGCCGGGTGACACCTTCGTAGTTTTAAAAAACGGTCTGACCCTGTTGATAAGCAGGGATCCCCTGAGTCCCCTGGTTGCCATCAGGATAGCCGTAAAAACTGGATCCCTTTACGAACCGCCTCTTTCGGGCCTGTCACACTACCTTGAACATGTTGTTGCCGGTGGATCGACGAAAAGATTTTCGGAGAAAGAGGCACAGGAGCTCGTCAAAAAACTCGGGGGGGCCACCAACGCATCTACATCCTATGCCACTACCGAGTACTACATAACCACACTTCCGGAAAAATGGCAAACTGCACTGGATCTGATGCTGTCCTACCTTCATGATTGCCTTTTTGATCCCCGTGAGGTTGAACGGGAAAAAGGGGTGATACTGAGAGAAATGCAGATGGGTGAAAACAATCCGGAGCGCCAGCTCTGGTATCTTTTCTTCCGAAGTGCCTACAGAATCCACCCCGTGCGCAACCCGGTTATAGGCGCTAAGGAGGTTTTCGAGAAACTCTCAAGGGACGACCTTATAGACTACTATCGCCGCTGGTATGTTCCTTCACGCATGGTGATATCCGTAGTCGGTCCTGTGCAAGGAGACGAGGTTATCAGAACCGTTGCCCAGAGAACCTCAAACTGGGAAACCGGTGCGGTTTCCGAACCGGTACTGCCTGATGAACCTCTACCCGTGAGGGAAAAACGCATCGTAAAAACGATGAATTTTGTGAAACAGCCCCGAACAATGATAGGCTTTCCCTCTGTAACCGTTTACGATCCCCGGATGTATCCGCTGGATGTTCTGGCGGAGATACTCGGGGGTGCCAAATCCGGCCTGCTGGTCAGAAGGCTCAAAGACGAATTAAACCTCGTAACCGACATAATCGCCTTTAATTGGACGCCTTCTTTCGTCAGGGGACAATTTATCATATCCTTTGACAGATTTTCGGAGAGCAGGCCCGAAGACGTTGAAATGGCAGTTCGTGAGGTTATAGAAGAAGTTAAAGCCGATGGAGTTACAAAGAGAGAGCTGGAAGCGGCCAAGAAGCGTATATCGGCAAGGTTTGTTTTCGAAAGACAAACTGCCATGGCCAGAGCCGCATCGTTAATAAGCTCTTATATAGAGACCGGAGATCCTTATTTTGAAGAATCTTATGTTGAGAAAATTTCTCAGGTATCTCAAAAAGATGTCCAGAGTGCGGCGAAAAAGTATCTGGACTGGAGCAGGGCAACCGTAGTAAGTCTTGAACCTCCGGGGTTAGAAGTCGGGAAAAAACCGGCAGTCCAGGGGGCGCCTTCCTCAGCTTTGCACAGACCGGAAATAATGACCCTTGAAAACGGCCTGCGTGTTCTGATCAAAAGCGACAGGAGATCTCCCGCCCTTTACATAAAGCTTTACGGAATAGGAGGGCAGATAACCGATCCCCCGGAAAAGCCGGGCCTTGCCCACTTTGTTGGATCGTTGCTCACATCGGGAACCAGAAGGTACACAAGAGAAGAGATTGTTCAAAGGATTGAAGCCCTTGGTGGAGAAATCAGCTGCGGAGCCGGTCGGAATTCCTACTTTCTGTCCATCAAACTGCTTCGTGATGACCTGCCAACCGGATTAAAAATCCTCAAAGAAATCCTTACCTCGAGTACCTTCCCGCCAGAGGAAATTGAGAAAAAACGAAGGGAGACCCTGACGGAAATAGGCAGGCTTAAAGAAAGGTGGGAGCAGGAATTGCTTCTGGAGCTTCACGGCCGTTTCTTCAGCAAGCATCCCTATCGTTTCAGCCAGCTTGGAACCTTGGAAGCCGTCAAGGAGTTCTCCCGTGAGGACGTGGTTGACTATTATCGGCGAGTGATCGTCCCATCGGATGCGGTCCTGGCCGTTTACGGTGATGTGGATGTGGATAAGTTGAAAAGGGTTCTTAAGAAGACCCTGGGTAAGTGGAATAGAAAAAAGGAAGTCTCTCCCTTAAGGGTTTTTCCGAAAGAGGTGGATCCTGCCGAACCCGGAAAAACCTTCAGGATATTAACAGAGAAGAGCTCGGCAGGCCTGCTGATTGCGACCTCGGGCCTTGACATTCACAGTCCCCTTCGTCCGGCTCTGGACGTTCTCGATGCCCATCTTTCGGGTATCCAATATCCGGGAGGGCGGCTCCACGAGGCTCTTAGAGGTGGCGCCAACAATTACGTTTACGTTGTCCATGCCTTTCCTTTTTACGGGGTTAAGGGAGGATATTTTGGGATAATCACCCAGACCGCTCCGGAAAAAGTGAACAGGGTTCTTTCGATTATTTTCGACGAACTGAAAAGAGTTATGGACAGGCCTCTATCATCAACGGAACTGGCGGAAGCAAAAGAGATGATTCTGACGATGAAAACCTTTTCGCTGGAGAGCATCGAGGCACAGGCATCTGAAGAGGCCTTAAACGAGCTTCTGGGGCTTGGACGGGACTACCGGGCTCGTTACGAAGAGAAGCTGAAAGCTCTATCTTCGGAGGAAGTCCAGAAACTGGCAAGGGAGCTTTTCAAAAGATACATCATTATAGAAAGCCTTCCGGAGGGTCACTCCGAAGGCGCCGAATAG
- a CDS encoding radical SAM protein yields the protein MTVKPKFIFGPVPSRRLGRSLGIDVTPRKTCTFDCLYCECGRTTELTVDRSCFADPGLILNELREYFTSEASAPVDVITFSGSGEPTLYTHLNELIYGIKKLYPGIPVGVLTNGSLLWNDEVRRALILADFVVPSLDAPSPEIWRRINRPHPAISWDQYVKGLVAFRKDYSGSYVLEVFLLKGINDSPEILESFKRLIGKIKPDLVDLNTLARPGTASGVQGLDEEELVNAAATLRPFKCRVIGKYRKKNSAKPLTPFQIPDKVIAVVSRRPCTADELADSLAIPFDRLQGLLDELTTSGKVKKEKVAGRIFYSAPSE from the coding sequence GTGACGGTGAAGCCTAAGTTCATATTCGGGCCGGTGCCGTCTCGAAGGCTCGGCCGTTCTCTGGGCATTGACGTAACCCCGCGAAAAACCTGCACCTTCGATTGCCTTTACTGTGAGTGCGGCAGGACAACAGAGCTCACAGTTGATCGTTCCTGCTTTGCCGATCCGGGCCTGATCCTTAACGAACTGAGGGAATACTTTACTTCGGAGGCCTCTGCACCGGTCGATGTAATAACCTTCTCCGGGTCCGGAGAGCCGACGCTGTACACCCACCTTAACGAGCTCATCTATGGGATAAAGAAGCTTTATCCCGGTATTCCCGTGGGAGTGCTGACCAACGGTTCTCTTTTGTGGAACGATGAAGTACGAAGAGCTTTAATTCTCGCAGATTTCGTCGTTCCGTCCCTAGACGCACCGTCTCCGGAAATCTGGCGAAGGATTAACCGTCCTCACCCCGCAATATCCTGGGATCAGTATGTAAAAGGGCTTGTTGCCTTTCGCAAGGACTATTCCGGTTCCTATGTACTTGAGGTTTTTCTTCTGAAAGGCATCAATGATTCACCCGAAATACTTGAGAGCTTCAAGAGGCTGATTGGTAAAATAAAACCCGACCTCGTTGATCTTAACACCCTTGCACGGCCCGGCACGGCTTCCGGAGTTCAGGGTCTCGATGAAGAGGAGCTCGTAAATGCTGCTGCGACCCTCAGACCTTTCAAATGTCGTGTCATCGGGAAGTACCGGAAAAAGAACAGTGCAAAACCTCTGACGCCTTTTCAGATACCGGATAAGGTCATCGCAGTAGTCTCAAGAAGGCCCTGTACGGCCGACGAGCTGGCGGATAGTCTGGCCATTCCCTTTGACCGTCTGCAAGGCCTTCTGGATGAACTCACCACTTCAGGCAAGGTAAAGAAAGAGAAGGTTGCCGGAAGGATCTTCTATTCGGCGCCTTCGGAGTGA